The proteins below are encoded in one region of Chiloscyllium plagiosum isolate BGI_BamShark_2017 chromosome 7, ASM401019v2, whole genome shotgun sequence:
- the LOC122551922 gene encoding LOW QUALITY PROTEIN: zinc finger BED domain-containing protein 5-like (The sequence of the model RefSeq protein was modified relative to this genomic sequence to represent the inferred CDS: deleted 2 bases in 1 codon; substituted 1 base at 1 genomic stop codon), which produces MASSSNKKCRQYSVDYLRYGFIQFPSNKQLPPCLLCEQSFSNKAMKPSRLIKQLEKKHSDKKDKEVHFQTLKNKFNQQPMISTAFSKMGATNVDGLVASYNIAKLIAKCGKPHSVGELLVLPVIAEVLSTMLHQEPSMTIKRIPLSNDSVRRHINEMASNVEDKLCSLLIAKXITLQINESTICGNQALLLGYVCFIDKNEIREELLFALDLPTDTKGKTIFDCVKDYFDKKSVPLKNIYACAMDGAYAITGQHRGFVALLKREVPMFSQYTA; this is translated from the exons ATGGCCTCATCGAGTAATAAAAAGTGCAGGCAGTATAGCGTGGACTATTTGCGATATggctttattcaatttccatctaATAAGCAGTTACCACCGTGCTTGCTCTGTGAACAAAGTTTTTCCAACAAGGCCATGAAGCCTTCTCGTCTTATTAAACAGTTGGAAAAGAAACACAGTGACAAAAAGGACAAAGAGGTGCAT TTTCAAACattaaagaataaattcaatcagcAACCAATGATTTCCACTGCTTTTTCAAAGATGGGAGCCACAAATGTAGATGGGCTTGTGGCATCATACAACATAGCGAAGCTAATCGCAAAATGTGGTAAACCTCATTCCGTGGGTGAATTGTTGGTGCTTCCAGTTATTGCTGAAGTATTATCAACCATGCTACATCAGGAACCATCAATGACTATCAAGCGTATTCCTCTTAGCAATGATTCCGTGAGAAGGCACATCAATGAAATGGCCTCAAATGTTGAGGATAAATTATGTTCCCTTTTGATAGCGAAATAAATCACCTTACAAATTAATGAAAGTACTATATGTGGAAATCAAGCTTTACTTTTGGGGTACGTATGTTTCATCGACAAAAATGAAATACGAGAAGAACTACTTTTTGCTCTGGATCTACCGACAGATACCAAAGGTAAGACCATCTTTGACTGCGTCAAGGATTATTTTGATAAAAAGTCTGTTCCCCTCAAAAACATTTATGCTTGTGCTATGGATGGCGCATATGCTATAACTGGCCAACATCGGGGATTTGTCGCATTATTAAAGAGAGAAGTGCCCATGTTTTCACAGTACACTGCATAA